The following are encoded together in the Janthinobacterium sp. Marseille genome:
- a CDS encoding universal stress protein, protein MLNILIPVDGSRNALRAVEYVIQYRAMHDELINVKLANIQPRLSKYITRFVPSGNVRLLQEERAEQALQGAVDLLKKAGVEHSVHIRKGDAAEGIVACAQETAAQKIVMGTTRKNALSRFFEGSVVNKVMAKTDLPVEVIAKENGSKLERFGIPVGVGLAFLWLAIE, encoded by the coding sequence ATGCTCAACATTCTCATACCCGTAGATGGTTCGCGGAATGCATTGCGTGCAGTGGAATACGTTATTCAATATCGTGCCATGCATGACGAATTGATCAACGTGAAACTGGCGAATATCCAACCACGTCTGTCGAAATACATCACACGTTTTGTGCCTTCCGGTAACGTGCGTTTGCTGCAAGAAGAACGTGCCGAACAAGCATTGCAAGGTGCTGTTGATCTGCTGAAAAAAGCAGGAGTCGAGCACTCGGTTCATATCCGCAAAGGCGATGCCGCTGAAGGCATAGTCGCCTGCGCACAAGAAACCGCAGCGCAAAAAATCGTGATGGGGACGACGCGTAAAAATGCCTTGTCGCGTTTCTTCGAAGGCTCGGTGGTCAACAAAGTCATGGCCAAGACCGACTTGCCGGTCGAAGTAATTGCGAAAGAAAATGGCAGCAAGCTTGAACGCTTTGGTATCCCTGTTGGTGTCGGCCTGGCCTTCCTGTGGCTTGCCATCGAGTAA
- a CDS encoding MotA/TolQ/ExbB proton channel family protein — protein sequence MFSRNRLSAVAVVLAIFFSAPAFAAGSTAAPAVAAAPALVAAQAVSAGAAAQAAEHGKEANPYGISALWNGSDFVAKGTLLILLLFSIGSWYIIVAKLLAQRKLHKQARDTERTFWDAGTVRQGLDTLESGTPFHFIGTLALKATEHHSGLLAHVDFNTWVVQSLHSSVDTVKNRLQDGLAFLATVGSTAPFVGLFGTVWGIYHALTAIGLSGQASIDKVAGPVGEALIMTAIGLAVAVPAVLGYNLLVRRNKAALEKVQDFSSTLHAVLLSSAPSKAS from the coding sequence ATGTTTAGCCGTAATCGTTTATCCGCAGTTGCCGTCGTCCTGGCAATTTTCTTCAGCGCTCCGGCTTTCGCAGCCGGCAGCACAGCAGCACCTGCCGTTGCCGCGGCACCTGCACTCGTCGCCGCGCAAGCCGTCTCCGCCGGCGCAGCAGCGCAGGCAGCAGAGCATGGCAAGGAAGCGAATCCATATGGCATTTCGGCTTTGTGGAACGGCAGTGATTTCGTCGCTAAGGGCACTTTGCTGATCCTCTTGCTATTCTCGATCGGTAGCTGGTACATCATCGTTGCGAAACTGCTGGCGCAACGTAAGTTGCACAAACAAGCCCGTGATACCGAGCGCACCTTCTGGGATGCCGGTACCGTCCGCCAAGGACTGGACACGCTGGAAAGCGGCACGCCTTTCCACTTCATCGGTACGCTGGCATTGAAGGCAACCGAACATCACAGCGGCTTGCTGGCACATGTTGATTTCAATACCTGGGTGGTGCAATCACTACACAGTTCGGTGGATACCGTGAAAAACCGTTTGCAGGATGGCCTGGCATTCCTCGCCACCGTCGGATCCACTGCACCATTCGTCGGTTTGTTTGGTACCGTCTGGGGTATCTATCATGCGTTGACAGCGATCGGTCTGTCCGGCCAGGCATCCATCGATAAAGTGGCGGGTCCGGTTGGCGAAGCGCTGATCATGACTGCTATCGGCCTGGCGGTTGCGGTGCCTGCGGTGCTGGGCTACAACCTGCTGGTACGTCGTAACAAGGCAGCATTGGAAAAAGTGCAGGATTTCAGTTCCACCCTGCATGCTGTACTGCTCAGCTCCGCGCCATCCAAAGCGAGCTAG
- a CDS encoding LLM class flavin-dependent oxidoreductase, translating to MSKKIRLNAFNMNCVGHIHHGLWKHPRDNSSDYTKPEYWTELAKLLERGLFDGLFLADIVGVYDVLGDGIEATAREAVQLPVNDPLYVVPLMAQATKHLGFGVTCNLTYEQPYLFARRLATLDHLSNGRVGWNIVTGYLDSAARAMGLKQQIDHDDRYERGDDFMEVFYKLLEGSWEDDAVVRDKVRGMYADPKKIHRIHHDGPYYKVDGVYNLTEPSLQRTPVLYQAGASQRGNEFAAKHAECVFTGAPNRELLAKGIANIRRLAVDAGRQPNDILVFSGLTVVVDSNEKAAREKYEDYKQYASAEGSLAHMASGQSIDLEKFELDEEITPEKLEALYPGRLKRVGSARGRNFLEGTTRRKLLQSRGFGAQNSAIVGTPSQVADEIAKYVEETDVDGFNLTRTVAPETYRDFIDLVIPELQNRGLYKEAYEEGSLRQKLFGRGAKLPDSHTAAQYRTWK from the coding sequence ATGAGCAAGAAGATACGCCTGAATGCTTTCAATATGAATTGTGTAGGCCATATACATCACGGCCTGTGGAAGCATCCGCGCGATAACTCCAGCGATTACACCAAGCCGGAGTACTGGACTGAGCTGGCCAAGTTGCTGGAGCGTGGTTTGTTTGATGGTCTCTTCCTGGCCGATATTGTCGGTGTCTACGATGTGCTTGGCGACGGCATAGAAGCGACCGCACGTGAAGCGGTGCAGCTTCCGGTTAACGATCCGCTGTATGTCGTGCCGCTAATGGCGCAAGCGACGAAACACCTGGGTTTTGGCGTGACTTGCAATCTCACGTATGAGCAGCCTTATCTGTTCGCGCGTCGTCTCGCTACGCTGGATCATTTGAGTAATGGTCGCGTCGGCTGGAACATCGTTACCGGTTACCTTGATAGCGCTGCCCGGGCTATGGGGCTGAAACAACAAATAGACCATGATGATCGCTATGAACGCGGCGATGACTTCATGGAAGTGTTTTACAAACTGCTGGAAGGAAGCTGGGAAGATGATGCCGTCGTGCGCGACAAAGTTCGTGGCATGTATGCAGATCCGAAGAAGATACATCGCATCCATCATGACGGTCCTTACTACAAGGTCGATGGCGTCTACAACCTGACCGAACCTTCGCTGCAGCGTACACCAGTGTTGTATCAGGCGGGTGCCTCACAACGTGGCAATGAATTCGCCGCCAAACATGCCGAGTGCGTCTTCACTGGTGCACCGAATCGTGAGTTGCTGGCTAAAGGGATTGCAAATATACGCCGCCTGGCGGTTGATGCCGGTCGGCAGCCGAATGACATCCTGGTCTTCTCCGGCCTCACCGTCGTGGTCGATAGCAATGAAAAAGCCGCACGTGAGAAGTATGAAGACTACAAACAATACGCCAGTGCGGAAGGTTCGCTCGCACATATGGCTAGTGGTCAAAGTATAGATCTCGAGAAATTCGAGCTGGACGAAGAGATCACGCCGGAGAAACTGGAAGCGCTGTATCCGGGACGCCTGAAGCGAGTTGGCAGTGCACGTGGTCGTAACTTCCTGGAAGGAACAACACGCCGCAAGCTGCTGCAAAGCCGCGGCTTCGGCGCGCAGAATTCGGCGATAGTCGGTACGCCTTCACAAGTCGCTGACGAGATCGCCAAATACGTGGAAGAAACCGATGTCGACGGTTTCAACCTGACACGTACCGTCGCACCGGAAACTTACCGCGACTTCATCGACCTGGTCATTCCCGAATTGCAAAACCGCGGCCTGTATAAGGAAGCGTATGAAGAAGGCAGCCTGCGCCAGAAGCTGTTTGGCCGTGGCGCCAAGCTGCCGGATAGCCATACCGCTGCCCAGTACCGGACTTGGAAGTAA
- a CDS encoding TerC family protein yields MDMFSAEFFSALLAIIIIDLVLAGDNAIVIALVARKLPQHLQRITIIGGTVGAVAVRIAMTIAIVWLLNVPGLLLVGGVLLVWIAYKLLAPVHQEKKHADVSASRVGLWGAIRTIIVADAVMGMDNVLGVAGAAHGDFMLVVLGLLISVPIMVLGSTLILKWVERYPIIIYIGAGVLAWTAAKMIASEPLVQAYLLENRVLEWLLYGLIVGGVILSGWLRDAPIKSTRGEATPKHT; encoded by the coding sequence ATGGATATGTTCTCGGCGGAATTCTTCTCCGCACTGCTGGCGATCATCATCATCGATCTGGTACTGGCCGGTGATAACGCGATAGTGATTGCCCTGGTTGCACGCAAGTTACCGCAACACCTGCAACGCATCACGATTATCGGCGGCACTGTCGGTGCGGTTGCAGTACGGATTGCGATGACGATCGCTATTGTCTGGTTGCTGAATGTGCCTGGCTTGTTGTTGGTTGGTGGTGTGCTGCTGGTCTGGATCGCCTACAAATTGCTGGCGCCGGTCCACCAGGAAAAGAAGCACGCTGATGTATCGGCTTCACGTGTCGGTTTATGGGGTGCAATACGCACCATCATTGTGGCGGACGCGGTGATGGGTATGGATAACGTACTGGGTGTGGCGGGTGCGGCACACGGTGACTTCATGCTGGTGGTGCTGGGCCTGCTGATTAGTGTGCCCATCATGGTGTTGGGCAGCACGCTGATTTTGAAATGGGTGGAACGCTATCCGATCATTATCTATATAGGTGCCGGCGTACTGGCCTGGACCGCAGCGAAGATGATTGCGAGCGAGCCGCTGGTGCAAGCGTACTTGCTGGAGAACCGGGTTCTTGAATGGTTGCTGTATGGCCTGATCGTAGGCGGGGTCATATTAAGTGGTTGGCTAAGAGATGCGCCTATTAAATCGACTCGCGGGGAGGCAACACCAAAACATACATAA
- a CDS encoding biopolymer transporter ExbD → MALIFGNGGEEDSVVSEINTTPLVDVMLVLLIIFLITIPVVTNTIAVNLPHEENHVRETKPENINLSVDKNGKIYWDQESIAGAEALTTRLKTVAVQQPQPEIQIRGDGDAKYEAIGRVIFACQRAGIVKIGFITEPAPRGA, encoded by the coding sequence ATGGCGCTTATTTTTGGCAATGGCGGGGAAGAAGATAGTGTGGTGTCGGAAATCAATACCACGCCGCTGGTCGACGTGATGCTGGTCTTGCTGATTATCTTCCTGATTACGATCCCGGTCGTCACCAATACGATAGCAGTGAATCTGCCGCACGAAGAAAACCATGTGCGCGAAACCAAGCCGGAAAACATCAATCTTTCGGTTGATAAGAACGGCAAGATTTACTGGGATCAGGAATCGATAGCAGGTGCCGAAGCACTAACCACGCGTCTGAAAACCGTCGCAGTGCAACAGCCGCAACCGGAGATCCAGATACGTGGCGATGGTGATGCGAAGTATGAAGCTATCGGTCGCGTGATCTTTGCCTGCCAGCGTGCCGGCATCGTCAAGATAGGCTTCATCACCGAGCCTGCGCCGCGCGGCGCATAA
- a CDS encoding GAF domain-containing protein: protein MAEVLSFNKLGGKADIYAELLPQIEALLAAEPDLIANQANIAAVLHQAFGFHWVGFYRVQKDELVLGPFQGPLACTRIAKGKGVCGSAWQQAATIVVPDVDQFPGHIACSSLSRSEIVVPYFDRNGEVAGVLDVDSEYPDAFSAVDQLWLEKIAALLS from the coding sequence ATGGCTGAAGTACTGAGTTTCAATAAGCTGGGAGGCAAGGCGGATATCTACGCGGAGTTGTTGCCGCAGATAGAAGCATTGCTGGCCGCGGAGCCTGACCTGATTGCCAATCAGGCCAACATCGCGGCCGTCCTGCATCAGGCATTCGGTTTTCACTGGGTAGGCTTTTATCGTGTGCAAAAAGACGAACTGGTGCTTGGACCTTTCCAGGGGCCGCTTGCCTGCACCCGCATAGCCAAGGGCAAGGGTGTGTGCGGTAGTGCCTGGCAACAAGCCGCGACTATCGTGGTGCCGGATGTAGACCAGTTCCCCGGCCATATCGCCTGCAGCTCCTTGTCCCGTTCCGAAATCGTTGTTCCTTATTTCGACCGTAACGGCGAGGTTGCTGGCGTACTGGATGTTGATAGTGAATATCCGGATGCGTTTTCCGCCGTCGACCAGTTGTGGCTGGAGAAAATTGCCGCATTACTCAGCTAG
- a CDS encoding aldo/keto reductase, whose protein sequence is MQYENLGKSGLKVSRLCLGTMMFGGASDEQTSHQIIQHAHEHGINFIDTADIYTGGESERVVGKGIAAQRDKWVLATKVGNGSDKWPNEKGLSRRRIIQAVEQSLQRLGTDYIDIYYLHRPDPATPLHETVRALGDLIAQGKIRYFGLSNFSAWQLAEVVHLSKELGVAPPIVSQPYYNAANRMPEVEHLPACHFHGLGVVSYSPLARGVLTGKYLPGNEPDQNSRVGRGDKRALQTEWRPESIALAQALQEHAQVHGTTNIELALAWVLNNRLVTSVIGGPRTFEQWQAYLNGLNYHFTPEDEALFDRLVPPGHPSTPGYTDPEYPVIGRVPRNAL, encoded by the coding sequence ATGCAATACGAAAATTTGGGAAAAAGCGGTCTGAAGGTATCGCGGTTGTGCCTGGGCACCATGATGTTTGGCGGTGCGAGTGACGAACAAACCTCGCATCAAATTATTCAGCATGCACATGAGCACGGTATCAACTTCATCGATACCGCAGATATCTACACTGGCGGGGAATCGGAACGCGTGGTCGGCAAGGGTATCGCCGCGCAGCGTGATAAGTGGGTGTTGGCAACCAAGGTCGGTAATGGTTCCGATAAATGGCCGAATGAAAAAGGCTTGTCCCGGCGTCGCATCATCCAGGCAGTAGAGCAAAGCCTGCAGCGCCTGGGTACCGATTACATCGATATCTACTATCTGCACAGACCTGATCCGGCCACGCCTTTACACGAAACTGTACGCGCACTGGGTGACCTGATCGCACAGGGGAAGATACGCTACTTCGGCCTGTCCAACTTCAGTGCGTGGCAGCTGGCTGAAGTAGTGCACCTGAGCAAGGAGTTGGGGGTGGCACCGCCTATCGTCTCGCAACCGTATTACAACGCAGCGAATCGCATGCCGGAAGTAGAGCATCTGCCAGCCTGTCATTTTCACGGACTGGGCGTGGTGTCATACAGTCCGCTGGCACGTGGCGTACTGACTGGCAAGTACCTGCCGGGCAATGAGCCGGATCAAAACAGCCGGGTCGGACGCGGCGATAAGCGCGCACTGCAAACCGAGTGGCGCCCGGAATCGATCGCCTTGGCGCAAGCACTGCAAGAACACGCGCAGGTACATGGCACGACCAATATTGAGCTGGCACTGGCCTGGGTCCTCAACAATCGCTTGGTGACATCTGTCATAGGTGGGCCGCGTACCTTTGAGCAGTGGCAAGCCTACCTGAATGGTTTGAACTATCACTTCACGCCGGAAGACGAGGCTTTGTTTGATCGCCTGGTGCCGCCTGGTCATCCAAGCACGCCCGGTTACACCGACCCGGAGTATCCGGTCATCGGTCGCGTCCCGCGCAATGCGCTTTGA
- a CDS encoding energy transducer TonB, translating into MDFALDRQQQYSNKSIASIGVTVLLHLLIGYALVTGLARDVINVISKPIETRIIEEIKLPPPPQVKTPPPPKFVKPPPAYVPPPEVQVNVQPQPNVIAAVSSAPPEPYVPATPTPAVAKVGLACPDSTRIRQSLEYPRQALQNNISGNVLVQFVVGTNGQSHDFSLVRSAHPILNKAALDAAQRFNCVGQGREVVVQVPFEFKVE; encoded by the coding sequence ATGGATTTCGCTTTAGACCGACAACAGCAGTATTCAAACAAATCTATCGCCAGCATAGGCGTGACCGTGTTGCTGCACTTGCTAATTGGCTATGCATTGGTGACTGGCCTGGCACGTGATGTAATCAATGTCATCAGCAAGCCGATAGAGACCCGCATCATTGAAGAAATCAAACTGCCGCCGCCGCCGCAGGTTAAGACACCACCCCCACCAAAGTTCGTCAAACCGCCTCCAGCTTATGTTCCTCCACCTGAAGTGCAGGTCAATGTGCAGCCGCAGCCGAATGTGATTGCAGCTGTCAGTAGCGCTCCACCCGAGCCATACGTGCCGGCAACGCCGACACCTGCAGTCGCCAAAGTAGGCCTGGCTTGCCCGGACTCAACCCGTATCCGCCAGTCGCTGGAATATCCGCGCCAGGCGTTACAAAACAATATTTCCGGCAATGTGCTCGTGCAGTTTGTCGTCGGTACCAATGGCCAGTCACATGACTTCAGCCTGGTGCGTTCGGCACACCCGATATTGAACAAGGCTGCGCTGGATGCTGCGCAACGCTTCAACTGCGTTGGCCAGGGGCGTGAAGTGGTAGTGCAGGTTCCGTTCGAATTCAAGGTGGAGTAG
- a CDS encoding SfnB family sulfur acquisition oxidoreductase: protein MSTSNTLQYADHGEVRLIRSDEEALATAQVLADEFAQEASVRDRERRLPFAELKKITQSGLWGITVPKEHGGAGVSYVTLAQIFAIFSRADGSIGQIPQNHYFVIELIREHGTEEQKKFFFERILAGDHFGNALVELNAKKPEDRKVSLFADGDEHYRATVRKYYATGSLYADWIPTALNSEDKEEHHLAFFSRHAEGLTIIDDWAGLGQRTTASGSVILDNARIAKNLVVSHREKKEHVSPVGPTGQIMHAAIDTGIARAAFEATIAFIRGRNPKKPDAAPDASWEEDQLTIREIGDLSVALHGAEALLERAGRIIDHAYVTGLQTDWTKASIAVSEVRAASTHAALLITNKLFEFSGTQATASKHNLDRYWRDARTHTLHDPVRWRLYDVGNYYLNDKVPLRRRFNQIEKKAEEKATDVVADANAATKNEALASA, encoded by the coding sequence ATGAGTACATCAAACACATTGCAGTACGCCGACCACGGCGAAGTCCGACTGATCCGCAGCGATGAAGAAGCGCTGGCGACAGCGCAAGTACTCGCGGATGAATTTGCGCAGGAAGCATCCGTGCGTGATCGTGAACGACGCCTGCCTTTTGCCGAGTTGAAAAAAATCACGCAAAGCGGACTGTGGGGAATTACCGTACCGAAAGAGCATGGCGGTGCGGGTGTGTCCTACGTCACCCTGGCGCAAATCTTTGCGATATTCTCCAGGGCGGATGGCTCTATCGGGCAGATCCCGCAGAATCACTACTTCGTGATCGAGCTAATACGTGAGCACGGCACCGAAGAACAAAAGAAATTCTTTTTCGAGCGCATACTGGCCGGAGATCACTTTGGTAATGCGCTGGTAGAACTGAATGCGAAAAAACCGGAAGACCGCAAGGTCAGCCTGTTTGCAGATGGCGACGAACACTACCGTGCTACCGTGCGTAAATACTATGCAACCGGCTCACTGTATGCAGACTGGATACCGACGGCGCTGAACAGCGAAGACAAGGAAGAGCATCACCTTGCATTCTTTTCACGCCACGCAGAAGGTTTGACGATTATCGATGATTGGGCCGGACTCGGGCAGCGTACTACCGCCAGCGGCAGTGTGATCCTGGACAATGCACGCATAGCAAAGAATCTAGTTGTTTCTCATCGTGAGAAAAAAGAACACGTATCGCCGGTCGGCCCTACCGGGCAGATCATGCATGCAGCGATCGATACCGGTATAGCCCGCGCTGCATTCGAAGCGACGATCGCCTTTATTCGCGGGCGTAATCCGAAGAAGCCGGATGCCGCACCAGACGCATCGTGGGAAGAAGATCAATTGACGATACGCGAAATAGGCGATCTGTCGGTCGCCCTGCATGGCGCTGAAGCTTTGCTCGAGCGTGCCGGCAGGATTATTGATCATGCCTATGTGACAGGTCTGCAAACGGACTGGACCAAGGCATCCATCGCGGTGTCCGAGGTGCGTGCAGCCAGCACCCATGCAGCATTGTTGATTACCAATAAACTGTTTGAATTCTCCGGTACGCAAGCCACCGCCAGCAAACACAACCTGGATCGATACTGGCGCGATGCGCGTACGCACACATTGCACGATCCGGTGCGCTGGCGTTTGTACGATGTAGGCAACTATTATCTGAACGACAAAGTGCCGCTGCGTCGACGCTTTAACCAGATAGAGAAAAAGGCTGAAGAGAAAGCAACAGATGTCGTCGCTGATGCGAATGCGGCGACGAAAAATGAAGCACTGGCCAGTGCCTGA
- a CDS encoding aldo/keto reductase has product MGLKDYRNFGRTGVKISPLTLGCMMFGNKTELDDTVRIIDRAIDAGINIIDTANVYARGRSEEFTGEALKRNGKRKDIFLASKVHLPMHDTDGNLRGSSRRHIIQQVEDSLRRLQTDYLDLYQIHRPEPTTAIDETLRALDDLVKSGKVRYIGSTTFAGWQVVEALWASKELGLNRFVSEQPPYNLLDRRIERELLPVAETFGLAVIPWSPIGGGLLSGKYRKGQPLPLDSRYTNPNPMQARRFVDRVFDVIEPLSELAAEKGVPLSQLALAWVAQQRGVTSAITGPRTLEQLEDALQAIEVKLTPEDLQRIDAIIPPGTHVGPFYEANFGASAYRW; this is encoded by the coding sequence ATGGGACTGAAAGATTATCGTAACTTCGGACGCACAGGCGTCAAGATTTCACCACTGACCTTGGGCTGCATGATGTTCGGCAACAAGACGGAGCTGGATGACACCGTGCGTATTATTGATCGCGCTATTGACGCCGGTATAAACATCATCGATACCGCCAATGTCTATGCGCGTGGGCGCAGCGAAGAATTCACAGGCGAAGCACTCAAGCGCAATGGAAAACGCAAGGATATCTTCCTCGCATCCAAAGTCCATCTGCCCATGCATGATACCGATGGCAATCTGCGTGGAAGCTCGCGTCGTCATATCATCCAGCAAGTGGAAGACAGCCTGCGTCGCCTGCAAACAGACTATCTCGATCTCTATCAGATACACAGGCCGGAACCGACCACGGCGATAGATGAAACGCTGCGTGCGCTGGATGACCTGGTGAAGTCGGGCAAGGTGCGCTATATCGGCTCGACGACTTTCGCAGGCTGGCAGGTAGTCGAAGCGCTATGGGCCAGCAAGGAGCTGGGGCTGAACCGATTTGTATCGGAACAGCCACCGTATAACCTGCTGGACAGACGCATAGAACGTGAGCTATTACCCGTGGCGGAAACCTTCGGGCTGGCGGTGATCCCGTGGAGTCCGATAGGCGGCGGCCTGTTGTCCGGCAAATATCGCAAGGGCCAGCCTTTGCCTCTGGATTCGCGTTACACCAATCCCAATCCTATGCAGGCGCGACGCTTTGTCGACCGGGTGTTTGATGTGATTGAGCCCTTGTCTGAATTGGCAGCAGAAAAAGGTGTGCCATTGTCGCAGCTGGCACTGGCCTGGGTTGCGCAGCAGCGTGGCGTCACCAGCGCCATCACCGGGCCACGCACGCTGGAGCAACTGGAAGATGCATTGCAAGCGATAGAGGTGAAATTGACTCCGGAAGACCTGCAACGCATCGATGCCATCATCCCGCCGGGCACGCATGTAGGCCCGTTCTATGAAGCCAACTTCGGTGCGAGTGCTTACCGCTGGTAA
- a CDS encoding biopolymer transporter ExbD yields the protein MAMSVGSGNGSGEPEVMSEMNTTPLIDVMLVLLIMLIITIPIQLHNVELNLPAGNPPPQTVIPEVVQVDINAAGVVSWNGEAINDREVLDSKLSGAAAQDVQPELHLRADRNAPYKAVAAVLASAQRLGANKLGLVGNEQFAQ from the coding sequence ATGGCTATGAGCGTAGGCTCCGGTAATGGCTCCGGCGAACCGGAAGTCATGTCGGAAATGAATACCACGCCGCTGATCGACGTGATGTTGGTATTGCTGATTATGCTGATCATTACAATCCCGATCCAGCTGCATAATGTAGAACTCAATTTGCCAGCCGGTAATCCACCACCACAAACGGTGATCCCGGAAGTGGTGCAGGTCGATATCAATGCGGCGGGAGTGGTAAGCTGGAATGGTGAAGCGATCAATGATCGGGAAGTACTGGATAGCAAGCTGTCCGGTGCAGCAGCGCAGGATGTGCAACCTGAATTGCACTTGCGTGCGGATCGCAATGCGCCATACAAGGCAGTCGCAGCGGTACTGGCATCGGCGCAGCGATTGGGCGCGAACAAACTGGGTCTGGTCGGCAACGAACAATTTGCCCAATAG